In a single window of the Gossypium hirsutum isolate 1008001.06 chromosome A13, Gossypium_hirsutum_v2.1, whole genome shotgun sequence genome:
- the LOC107893181 gene encoding uncharacterized protein, which yields MASNAYIIANKRAVSSHPHRQPHLPLLLLLFSLFFIGKFDIVSALNYTKYTRKVSNLRLQRIQKHLEKINKPAVITIESPDGDIIDCVHKRKQPALDHPLLKKHKIQRVAPEMPKVKTLKRDEGSGDSKRKEGEDLIWQMWHRNGTRCPKGTVPIRRSTTRDVLRAKSLFHFGKKQSTTTNPTRRADAPDVVSSNGHEHAIAYTGTSQEVYGAKATINVWDPSIQEVNEFSLSQIWILSGSFDGSDLNSIEAGWQVSPELYGDSRPRLFTYWTSDSYQATGCYNLLCAGFVQTNSRIAIGAAISPVSQYDANQYDITILIWKDPKVGNWWMGFGDNNLVGYWPAELFTHLADHATMVEWGGEVVNSRANGKHTSTEMGSGHFAEDGFGKSSYFRNLELVDADNSLSSVHDISTLAENTNCYNIKNSYNNEWGTYFYYGGPGNNPQCP from the exons ATGGCTTCTAACGCTTACATTATTGCTAATAAGAGAGCCGTTTCGTCTCATCCTCATCGTCAACCCcatcttcctcttcttcttcttcttttctctctctttttcatcgGGAAATTCGATATTGTTTCCGCTCTAAATTACACCAAGTATACTAGGAAAGTGAGTAACTTGAGGCTTCAAAGAATTCAAAAACACTTGGAAAAGATCAACAAGCCTGCTGTCATCACCAttgag aGCCCAGATGGAGATATCATAGATTGTGTTCATAAAAGAAAACAGCCAGCTTTGGATCACCCTCTTCTGAAAAAACATAAGATTCAG AGAGTTGCACCGGAGATGCCAAAAGTGAAAACGTTGAAAAGAGATGAAGGAAGTGGAGACTCAAAGAGGAAAGAAGGAGAAGATTTAATATGGCAAATGTGGCATAGGAATGGGACAAGATGCCCCAAAGGAACTGTTCCAATACGGCGGAGCACAACTCGTGATGTTTTGAGAGCCAAGTCTTTGTTTCACTTCGGCAAGAAACAATCTACCACCACCAACCCTACTCGCCGTGCCGACGCTCCCGACGTCGTTAGCAGTAACGGACATGAg CATGCGATTGCATATACGGGAACATCCCAAGAGGTATATGGAGCAAAGGCTACGATAAACGTGTGGGACCCATCCATCCAAGAGGTCAACGAATTCAGCCTATCACAGATTTGGATTCTTTCGGGGTCATTCGACGGCTCTGATCTCAACAGCATCGAAGCTGGATGGCAG GTCAGTCCGGAGCTTTATGGTGACAGCAGGCCAAGACTCTTCACATATTGGACG TCTGATTCCTATCAAGCAACTGGATGCTACAACCTTCTCTGTGCAGGCTTTGTGCAAACAAATAGTAGAATTGCCATTGGGGCTGCCATTTCTCCTGTCTCACAATATGATGCTAATCAATATGATATTACCATCCTCATTTGGAAG gATCCTAAGGTAGGAAATTGGTGGATGGGGTTTGGTGATAATAACCTGGTAGGTTATTGGCCAGCAGAGCTATTTACTCACCTAGCAGACCATGCCACCATGGTGGAATGGGGTGGTGAAGTAGTGAACTCAAGGGCCAACGGCAAGCACACGTCGACTGAAATGGGCTCCGGTCACTTTGCTGAAGATGGGTTTGGAAAATCGAGCTATTTCCGAAACTTGGAGCTTGTTGATGCCGATAATAGCTTGAGTTCGGTCCACGACATATCAACCCTAGCTGAGAATACAAATTGTTACAATATCAAGAATTCTTACAACAATGAATGGGGAACATATTTCTACTACGGAGGGCCTGGGAACAATCCACAGTGCCCTTGA
- the LOC121212345 gene encoding secreted RxLR effector protein 161-like, translating into MLKRFYMDKAHPITTPMIVRSLDPSKDLFRHREDSEDFLGPEVSCLNAIGALMYLASHIGPDISFSVNLLAIFNSCPTRRHWNGVKQIFRYLQGTKNMGLFFPNKSKTELIGFADAEFMSDPHNGKSQTGYVFTYGGTAISWHSIKQTIAATSSNHAEILAIYEASRECVWLRSMIQHIRNNCGLSSGKEATTVLFEDNTACIDQLDSGYIKGDRTKHIAPKFFFTHDL; encoded by the coding sequence ATGCTAAAGAGATTTTATATGGATAAGGCGCATCCCATAACTACCCCGATGATTGTAAGATCACTTGATCCAAGTAAAGACCTTTTCCGTCATCGGGAAGATAGTGAAGATTTTCTTGGTCCTGAAGTGTCATGCCTCAATGCAATTGGGGCATTAATGTATCTTGCTAGCCATATCGGACCTGATATATCTTTTTCTGTAAATTTGCTAGCAATATTTAACTCATGCCCAACTCGGAGACATTGGAATGGAGTAAAACAAATATTTCGTTATCTCCAAGGCACAAAGAATATGGGTCTATTTTTCCCTAATAAATCAAAGACAGAGTTGATTGGTTTTGCAGATGCAGAATTTATGTCAGACCCTCATAATGGAAAATCACAAACTGGATATGTTTTTACATATGGAGGTACTGCAATCTCTTGGCACTCAATAAAGCAAACAATTGCAGCAACCTCGTCTAATCATGCAGAAATCTTAGCAATCTATGAAGCAAGTCGTGAATGTGTATGGCTAAGATCTATGATCCAGCATATAAGGAATAATTGTGGTTTATCATCTGGAAAGGAAGCTACAACTGTCTTGTTTGAAGACAACACAGCATGCATTGATCAGCTCGATAGTGGATACATCAAAGGTGacagaacaaaacacattgcacCAAAATTCTTCTTCACTCATGACCTCTAG